A genomic segment from Polyangium mundeleinium encodes:
- a CDS encoding B12-binding domain-containing radical SAM protein gives MTDAHGKRQALLVAVAGKPDSAPRVVSPLSRLARAARVVPTTAAEAVRRAPDLAAKLAVEGGCLVLGEDVPEDAARALVAATSGVRIVVPTALARSLRDTASPDVIDAGALVLEPMFLALVEEVRRESMGALVGLSVRSPAGRRILRAASTRTPFVAGARIPFELSADISARLARLAAGPFALADAVVPGAARGLEVTEAVAVAGADRLVCHARIGDVVVEVDLDEEMQGEGPFEVEAVMRRGALVCRWSKQGASLTRKALLRDGPVRLDIIPNPFEVATRHALAAPRVADVPSPASLAGAAASVALAQANVERYATRATNRPIEMVLIHVPRYRNSYDELELPSLAAARLAAFTRGHGFSTRIFDLQITHADDRLDGFVDDAAVDGWLAGAESPAVAAAAENMWNSFGPELVRAAASGRRALVGFSIVDYFGHFQMNIAACLARLVKERTGFPTVLGGERDQVDGDRALGTPKTFDYVVDGDGEVPLLGLLHLEAYRDRRAADIPGVWSREGESVTKNKLVRSHLNAMPRPDFDDIPFNLYRGNPTERLLDALARDGLYHGEPIEPFVYLPYAFVKGCTASCEFCSAKEWLDVQSPEKTADELMTLAERYGVRDFMFLNNLVNVSPRLLERMCRRLVDSKAGLQWTDSCRPTDISAELAALMRESGCLLLNYGAESGSDKILELMKKGLLSRDIIETLRNTHRAGIINRVNFISGYFHETEEDVDATVHLVETLAEEIDIVGCFQGFYLFPGMGVDPEEAGIVLRPGFDRLKTGQVTLAYDEIGGLKWEEKRDVIDASRNRILARMGDLGIRTLDKINEYDLFWMSRRYDKATVTKYLLEIPPRPVGRRNQAAMAPGGQRGRVDVIPDGSGFLG, from the coding sequence ATGACGGACGCGCACGGCAAGCGGCAAGCTCTCCTCGTCGCCGTCGCCGGGAAGCCGGATTCGGCGCCTCGGGTCGTCTCGCCCCTCTCGCGCCTCGCGCGCGCCGCGCGCGTCGTGCCCACGACCGCGGCCGAAGCGGTCCGCCGCGCGCCCGATCTCGCGGCCAAGCTCGCCGTTGAAGGCGGCTGCCTCGTGCTCGGCGAGGACGTGCCCGAAGATGCCGCGCGTGCCCTCGTCGCGGCGACGTCCGGCGTTCGTATCGTCGTCCCGACGGCGCTCGCGCGGTCGCTCCGGGACACGGCTTCTCCCGACGTGATCGACGCGGGCGCGCTCGTGCTCGAACCGATGTTCCTCGCGCTCGTCGAGGAAGTGCGGCGCGAATCGATGGGCGCGCTCGTGGGTTTGTCCGTGCGCTCGCCGGCGGGGCGCCGCATCCTGCGTGCGGCCTCGACGCGCACGCCCTTCGTCGCGGGCGCGCGCATCCCGTTCGAGCTTTCTGCCGACATCTCCGCGCGGCTCGCTCGCCTCGCCGCGGGCCCGTTCGCGCTCGCGGACGCGGTCGTCCCGGGCGCCGCGCGGGGGCTCGAAGTGACCGAGGCCGTCGCGGTCGCGGGCGCCGATCGGCTCGTCTGCCACGCGCGTATCGGCGACGTCGTCGTCGAGGTCGATCTCGACGAGGAGATGCAGGGCGAGGGCCCATTCGAAGTCGAGGCCGTCATGCGGCGCGGCGCGCTGGTTTGTCGCTGGAGCAAGCAGGGCGCATCGCTGACGCGAAAGGCGCTCCTTCGGGACGGCCCCGTGCGCCTCGACATCATCCCGAACCCCTTTGAAGTCGCGACGCGTCACGCCTTGGCGGCGCCCCGCGTCGCAGACGTGCCCTCGCCGGCCTCGCTCGCCGGCGCCGCCGCATCCGTCGCCCTCGCGCAGGCCAACGTCGAACGATATGCGACGCGTGCGACGAACCGACCGATCGAAATGGTCCTCATCCACGTCCCGCGCTACCGCAACAGCTACGACGAGCTCGAATTGCCCTCGCTCGCGGCCGCGCGGCTCGCGGCATTCACGCGCGGCCACGGTTTTTCCACGCGCATCTTCGATTTGCAAATCACGCATGCCGACGATCGGCTCGATGGCTTCGTGGACGACGCCGCCGTCGATGGCTGGCTCGCCGGCGCCGAGAGCCCCGCCGTCGCGGCGGCGGCCGAGAACATGTGGAATTCCTTTGGCCCGGAGCTCGTGCGCGCCGCTGCATCCGGACGTCGCGCGCTGGTCGGGTTTTCCATCGTCGATTACTTCGGCCATTTTCAAATGAACATCGCGGCGTGCCTCGCGCGGCTCGTCAAGGAGCGGACGGGGTTTCCCACGGTGCTCGGCGGCGAGCGGGACCAGGTCGACGGTGACCGCGCGCTCGGCACCCCGAAAACATTCGATTACGTGGTCGACGGCGACGGCGAGGTCCCGCTCCTCGGCCTCTTGCACCTCGAAGCTTATCGAGATCGCCGCGCGGCCGATATTCCGGGCGTCTGGTCCCGCGAAGGCGAGAGCGTCACGAAAAACAAGCTCGTCCGCTCGCACCTCAATGCCATGCCGCGCCCCGATTTCGACGACATCCCGTTCAATCTGTACCGCGGCAACCCCACCGAGCGCCTGCTCGATGCCCTCGCACGGGACGGCCTCTACCACGGCGAGCCCATCGAGCCCTTCGTGTATCTCCCTTATGCATTCGTGAAGGGTTGCACGGCGAGCTGCGAGTTTTGCAGCGCCAAGGAGTGGCTCGACGTCCAGTCGCCGGAGAAGACCGCGGACGAGCTCATGACCCTCGCGGAGCGATACGGGGTGCGGGACTTCATGTTCCTGAACAACCTCGTCAACGTGAGCCCGCGCCTGCTCGAACGCATGTGCCGGCGGCTCGTCGATTCGAAGGCGGGCCTGCAATGGACCGACTCCTGCCGCCCCACCGACATCTCCGCCGAACTCGCCGCGCTCATGCGCGAATCCGGCTGCCTCCTGCTCAATTACGGCGCCGAGAGCGGCAGCGACAAGATCCTCGAATTGATGAAGAAGGGCCTGCTCTCGCGGGACATCATCGAGACGCTGCGGAATACGCATCGGGCCGGCATCATCAACCGCGTGAATTTCATCTCGGGGTATTTTCACGAAACCGAGGAGGACGTCGACGCCACGGTGCATCTCGTGGAGACGCTCGCCGAGGAGATCGACATCGTCGGCTGTTTCCAGGGGTTTTACCTGTTCCCCGGCATGGGCGTCGACCCCGAAGAGGCCGGCATCGTGCTTCGCCCCGGCTTCGACCGATTGAAGACGGGTCAAGTGACGCTCGCGTACGACGAGATCGGTGGGTTGAAATGGGAAGAGAAACGTGACGTGATCGACGCGTCTCGCAACCGAATCCTCGCCCGCATGGGCGACCTCGGCATCCGCACGCTCGACAAGATCAACGAGTACGATCTCTTCTGGATGTCGCGGCGGTACGACAAGGCGACCGTGACGAAATACCTGCTCGAAATTCCGCCGCGGCCCGTGGGGCGGCGCAACCAAGCGGCGATGGCCCCCGGCGGCCAGCGAGGACGCGTGGACGTGATCCCCGATGGATCGGGATTTCTCGGCTGA
- a CDS encoding serine/threonine-protein kinase: MAGREIRARYELLGDAHGEPVSLFRALDRVTGKAVAVKILRGATPDDAARFARETSILATLDHQAIVRYLDHGANEAGEPFLVMEWLEGMTLAERLAEPAPLTISESIHIATRVAEALEAVHALGIVHRDVKPENVLLAAGRPDDARLLDFGIARATSPARALTCDGLVIGTLGYMAPEQARGEGEIDARTDLFALGCLLFECIARRRLFAGASEGEVLSAVLHAAAPRLSTIVPSVPPALDDLVARLLAEDPASRLQSAAAVLRALAAIDVEEAISERPPGAPPALTEREVRTRDVTAARTFVEASVLLLGVPFVGRERELGALLSALEACLEEVSPRAVLVTGPPGIGKSRLGRELVREARARGITNVAITQAGRLTADASVDCAEALSMARAGRPALLLIDDLQWCDARSIHALGDVLSELYDRPLFVLALARPELFDEFGHTAGVTFTQVMPLAPLSRKASVELARGWLGERAEAARVERVVERAAGLPLVVEELSRAALEGRGDELPTSARSILETQIGALDAEARRTLRAASIFGDVFWSGGLSALLGHTRTTTESGRLRVLVDRGFVVPHAGSRFPGEQELAFRHTLVREAAYGMLTEADRALGHALAAAWLEQKGERDVVLAEHFYRAGDRARASLHAERAARAGFRW; encoded by the coding sequence ATGGCGGGTCGAGAGATACGCGCGAGATACGAGCTCCTCGGTGACGCCCACGGCGAGCCGGTGAGCCTCTTCCGCGCGCTCGATCGCGTCACGGGCAAAGCCGTCGCGGTCAAGATCCTCCGCGGCGCGACGCCGGATGACGCAGCGCGTTTCGCGCGCGAGACGAGCATCCTCGCGACCCTCGATCACCAGGCCATCGTGCGGTACCTCGATCACGGGGCGAACGAGGCGGGTGAGCCGTTCCTCGTGATGGAGTGGCTCGAAGGCATGACGCTCGCCGAGCGCCTCGCCGAGCCCGCGCCTCTCACGATCTCCGAGTCGATCCACATCGCGACGCGCGTCGCCGAGGCGCTGGAGGCCGTGCACGCGCTCGGGATCGTGCATCGCGACGTGAAGCCGGAGAACGTCCTGCTCGCCGCGGGCAGGCCCGACGATGCGCGCCTGCTCGACTTCGGCATCGCCCGCGCCACGAGCCCTGCGCGCGCTTTGACGTGCGACGGGCTCGTCATCGGCACACTCGGGTACATGGCCCCCGAGCAGGCCCGCGGCGAAGGCGAGATCGACGCGCGGACGGACCTCTTCGCGCTCGGCTGCCTGCTCTTCGAATGCATCGCGCGGCGCAGGCTCTTCGCGGGCGCGAGCGAGGGCGAGGTCCTCTCCGCGGTGCTGCACGCGGCCGCGCCGCGCCTCTCCACGATCGTGCCGAGCGTGCCGCCCGCGCTCGACGATCTCGTCGCGCGGCTGCTCGCCGAGGACCCGGCGTCGAGGCTGCAGAGCGCGGCGGCCGTGTTGCGCGCGCTCGCCGCGATCGACGTCGAGGAGGCCATCTCGGAGCGTCCTCCGGGCGCGCCGCCTGCACTCACCGAGCGCGAGGTGCGCACGCGCGACGTCACGGCGGCGCGGACGTTCGTCGAGGCCTCTGTGCTGCTTCTCGGCGTGCCTTTCGTGGGCCGGGAGCGCGAGCTTGGGGCGCTGCTCTCGGCGCTCGAAGCGTGCCTTGAAGAGGTATCGCCGCGCGCGGTGCTGGTGACGGGCCCGCCGGGCATCGGCAAATCGCGGCTCGGGCGCGAGCTCGTGCGCGAGGCGCGAGCCCGCGGGATCACGAACGTGGCGATCACGCAGGCGGGGCGCTTGACGGCCGACGCCTCGGTCGACTGCGCCGAAGCGCTCTCCATGGCCCGCGCGGGGCGCCCGGCGCTCCTGCTCATCGACGATCTCCAGTGGTGCGACGCGCGCTCCATCCACGCGCTCGGCGACGTCCTCAGCGAGCTTTACGATCGCCCGCTCTTCGTGCTCGCCCTCGCGCGGCCGGAGCTCTTCGACGAGTTCGGCCACACGGCCGGCGTGACGTTCACGCAGGTGATGCCGCTCGCGCCGCTGTCGCGCAAGGCCTCGGTCGAGCTCGCGCGCGGCTGGCTCGGCGAGCGGGCCGAGGCCGCGCGCGTGGAGCGCGTCGTCGAGCGAGCCGCAGGCCTGCCGCTCGTCGTCGAAGAGCTCTCGCGTGCTGCGCTCGAAGGGCGCGGCGACGAACTGCCCACCTCGGCGCGCTCGATCCTGGAGACGCAGATCGGCGCGCTCGACGCCGAAGCGCGGCGCACCCTGCGTGCGGCGAGCATCTTCGGCGACGTCTTCTGGTCGGGCGGCCTCTCGGCGCTGCTCGGCCACACGCGCACGACGACCGAGAGCGGCAGGCTCCGCGTGCTCGTCGATCGTGGCTTCGTCGTGCCTCACGCGGGCAGCCGCTTTCCCGGGGAGCAAGAGCTCGCCTTTCGCCACACGCTCGTGCGGGAGGCGGCCTACGGCATGCTCACCGAGGCCGATCGCGCGCTCGGACATGCGCTCGCCGCGGCGTGGCTGGAGCAGAAGGGCGAGCGCGACGTGGTCCTCGCCGAGCACTTTTACCGCGCCGGGGATCGCGCCCGCGCCTCGCTCCACGCCGAGCGGGCTGCGCGGGCAGGGTTCCGCTGGTAG
- a CDS encoding cystathionine beta-synthase has protein sequence MMRGALSDITKAVGRTPIVKLNKVTEGIASDIYVKCEYLNPGGSHKDRVAINMIRDAEAAGLKPGGTIVEATSGNTGAALAMNAAVKGYKCVFVMPDKMSQEKVDTLRAFGAKVVVCPTAVEPDDPRSYYQVAKRIAEETPNCFYANQYHNPSNPGAHYLSTGPEIWEQVGEDLDVFVAGMGTGGTISGTGKYLREKKASIKLVGVDPVGSLYYDFVKTGRITKPFSYKVEGIGEDFFPSTMNLEILDEVIRVDDKECFLMTRDLVRLEGLFVGGSGGAAVAGAIKYARQSGRKENILILLPDAASKYLGKIFNDNWMRSNGFLEEEKSLGTVRDLLAGKPLGEVVSARPQDRVGEVISMLKTHGISQIPIVDEGKLCGLVHEVDLLRHLVGGKGSLDSHIKELIESEYATVTVDTKVELLKGVLNDARVAIVTDGTKVVGIISKIDLIDYLAKRAAEPAV, from the coding sequence ATGATGCGAGGCGCCCTGAGTGACATCACCAAGGCCGTCGGTCGGACTCCCATCGTCAAGCTGAACAAGGTGACCGAGGGGATCGCGAGCGACATCTACGTCAAGTGCGAGTACCTGAACCCCGGCGGCAGCCACAAGGACAGGGTCGCCATCAACATGATCCGGGACGCCGAGGCGGCCGGGCTCAAGCCGGGCGGCACGATCGTCGAGGCGACGAGCGGCAACACCGGCGCGGCGCTCGCGATGAACGCGGCCGTCAAAGGCTACAAGTGCGTCTTCGTGATGCCCGACAAGATGTCGCAGGAGAAGGTCGACACCCTGCGCGCGTTCGGAGCGAAGGTCGTCGTTTGTCCCACGGCCGTCGAGCCCGATGATCCGCGCAGCTACTACCAGGTCGCCAAGCGCATCGCGGAGGAGACGCCGAACTGCTTCTACGCGAACCAGTACCACAACCCCTCGAACCCGGGCGCGCACTACCTCTCGACGGGTCCCGAGATCTGGGAGCAGGTCGGCGAGGACCTCGACGTGTTCGTCGCGGGCATGGGCACGGGCGGCACGATCAGCGGCACGGGCAAGTACCTCCGCGAGAAGAAGGCCTCGATCAAGCTCGTGGGCGTCGATCCCGTGGGCTCGCTTTATTACGACTTCGTAAAGACGGGCCGCATCACGAAGCCCTTCAGCTACAAGGTCGAGGGCATCGGCGAGGACTTCTTCCCGAGCACGATGAACCTCGAGATCCTCGACGAGGTCATCCGCGTCGACGACAAGGAGTGCTTCCTCATGACGCGTGATCTCGTGCGTCTGGAGGGCCTGTTCGTCGGCGGATCCGGGGGCGCGGCCGTCGCGGGCGCGATCAAGTACGCGCGGCAGAGCGGGCGGAAGGAGAACATCCTGATCCTCCTGCCCGACGCGGCCTCGAAGTACCTCGGCAAGATCTTCAATGACAACTGGATGCGCTCGAACGGCTTCCTCGAAGAAGAGAAGAGCCTCGGCACGGTGCGCGATCTGCTCGCGGGCAAACCCCTCGGCGAGGTCGTCTCCGCGCGGCCGCAGGACCGTGTCGGCGAGGTCATCAGCATGCTGAAGACCCACGGGATCAGCCAGATCCCCATCGTCGACGAGGGCAAGCTCTGCGGCCTCGTGCACGAGGTCGACCTGCTCCGCCACCTCGTCGGCGGCAAGGGCAGCCTCGATTCGCACATCAAGGAGCTCATCGAGAGCGAGTACGCGACGGTCACCGTCGACACGAAGGTCGAGCTCTTGAAGGGCGTGTTGAACGACGCGCGTGTCGCCATCGTCACCGACGGGACGAAGGTCGTCGGCATCATCTCGAAGATCGATCTGATCGACTACCTGGCGAAGCGCGCGGCCGAGCCCGCGGTCTGA
- a CDS encoding aminotransferase class V-fold PLP-dependent enzyme, with protein MGRGDDVKFTAKLGDREHFPDLEPLVYCNHAAISPPSWPVRRAMQNAIADWGRRGSQAFGTYGAQRARLREKLARLVGASAEEIAFLPNTSSGVTAIALSFPWKRGDRVILFEGEFPANVTPWVRAGELFGVEPVFLPLSDFQESDERGLGRLAEELAKGARLVAVSAVQFRTGLRMPLGEMARLCHAHGAELFVDGIQATGAVPVDVRALGIDYWASGGHKWLMGPEGTGMLYVRKERVEALHPHLAGWLSHEDAVSFLLEGPGHMRYDRPFKKRADVFEVGCINAIGLVGLEAAVDLVAELGVETIHAHVVRWGDAVEPGLVERGFTSLRAPEANRRSGILAVLPPKDIDVVVLQRALLARGISTAIPDGVLRFSPHWPNHVDEAEQVLLSTEDALAELRGAPRPRSDDW; from the coding sequence ATGGGTCGCGGCGACGATGTCAAATTCACGGCAAAGCTCGGTGATCGGGAGCATTTCCCGGATCTCGAGCCGCTCGTCTATTGCAACCACGCGGCCATCTCGCCGCCGTCCTGGCCCGTGCGCCGCGCGATGCAAAACGCGATCGCGGACTGGGGGCGGCGCGGGTCACAGGCCTTCGGGACCTACGGGGCGCAGAGGGCGCGGCTGCGCGAGAAGCTCGCGCGGCTGGTCGGCGCGTCGGCCGAGGAGATCGCGTTCCTGCCGAACACGTCGTCGGGCGTGACGGCGATCGCGCTGTCGTTTCCGTGGAAGCGCGGCGATCGGGTGATCCTGTTCGAAGGGGAGTTCCCGGCGAACGTGACGCCGTGGGTGCGCGCGGGGGAGCTCTTCGGCGTGGAGCCGGTGTTCCTGCCGCTGTCGGATTTCCAGGAGAGCGACGAGCGAGGGCTCGGGCGGCTCGCGGAGGAGCTCGCGAAGGGCGCGCGGCTCGTGGCGGTGAGCGCGGTGCAGTTCCGGACGGGCCTACGGATGCCGCTCGGGGAGATGGCGCGGCTCTGCCACGCGCACGGGGCGGAGCTCTTCGTCGACGGGATCCAGGCGACGGGCGCGGTGCCGGTGGACGTGCGCGCGCTCGGCATCGATTACTGGGCCTCGGGCGGGCACAAGTGGCTGATGGGCCCGGAGGGGACGGGGATGTTGTACGTGCGGAAGGAGCGCGTGGAGGCGCTGCACCCGCACCTCGCGGGGTGGTTGAGCCACGAGGACGCGGTGAGCTTCCTGCTCGAAGGGCCGGGGCACATGCGGTACGATCGGCCGTTCAAGAAGCGCGCGGACGTGTTCGAGGTCGGCTGCATCAACGCGATCGGGCTCGTGGGGCTCGAAGCAGCCGTGGATCTCGTGGCCGAGCTCGGCGTGGAGACGATCCACGCGCACGTGGTGCGCTGGGGCGACGCGGTGGAGCCGGGGCTCGTGGAGCGAGGTTTCACCAGCCTGCGTGCGCCCGAGGCGAACCGGAGGAGCGGGATCCTCGCGGTGCTGCCGCCGAAGGACATCGACGTGGTGGTGCTCCAGCGCGCGCTGCTCGCCCGCGGGATCAGCACGGCGATCCCGGACGGCGTGCTGCGGTTCAGCCCGCACTGGCCGAACCACGTGGACGAGGCGGAGCAGGTGCTCCTGTCGACCGAGGACGCGCTCGCCGAGCTGCGAGGCGCGCCGCGGCCGCGCTCAGATGATTGGTAG
- a CDS encoding helix-turn-helix domain-containing protein, translating to MPRRTVPDPFATQVGGRIRELRLERGMSLAELADASELSKGHLSSVEHGLAAITIQTISRLARGLSLPPLYLLTFPAEDERAHAAELVRKLPTDQVRKLRRQLQVQLGLRKR from the coding sequence ATGCCGCGACGAACCGTACCGGATCCTTTCGCAACGCAGGTGGGTGGCCGCATCCGTGAGCTTCGTCTGGAACGAGGCATGTCCCTGGCCGAGCTCGCGGACGCGAGCGAGCTGTCGAAGGGACACCTTTCCAGTGTCGAACACGGGCTCGCAGCCATCACGATCCAGACGATCTCCCGGCTCGCCCGGGGGCTCTCGCTGCCGCCCCTCTACTTGCTGACCTTCCCGGCGGAAGACGAGCGCGCGCACGCCGCGGAGCTCGTTCGCAAGCTCCCCACCGATCAGGTCCGCAAGCTCCGCCGTCAGCTCCAGGTGCAGCTCGGTCTGCGCAAACGCTGA
- a CDS encoding TlpA family protein disulfide reductase, which produces MKAASKWKCLAPLFTVAAILGAGGCSNDPTPTPEPKPAASAASKGRVEWVRATEGEDVATTVRREIERARKDGRDLLVYVGATWCEPCQRFHHAAEKGELDDIFPRLRILEFDLDRDAERLAVAGYASRLIPLFVAPNDDGTASDRRIEGSVKGEAAVMEIAGRLRRILPRASAGPTG; this is translated from the coding sequence ATGAAGGCCGCATCGAAGTGGAAATGTTTGGCGCCGTTGTTCACCGTGGCCGCGATCCTGGGCGCCGGTGGATGTTCAAACGACCCAACCCCGACGCCGGAGCCCAAGCCGGCTGCATCCGCGGCGTCGAAGGGACGTGTCGAGTGGGTTCGTGCGACCGAGGGGGAGGACGTCGCGACTACCGTGCGGCGCGAGATCGAGCGTGCTCGCAAGGACGGACGAGACCTCCTCGTCTACGTCGGCGCGACGTGGTGCGAGCCCTGCCAAAGGTTCCATCACGCGGCCGAGAAGGGGGAGCTCGACGACATCTTTCCTCGCCTGCGGATCCTCGAGTTCGACCTCGATCGTGACGCCGAGCGGCTCGCCGTCGCTGGTTACGCTTCGCGCCTCATCCCCTTATTTGTCGCGCCAAACGATGACGGCACCGCCTCGGATCGACGCATCGAGGGCTCGGTCAAGGGCGAGGCGGCGGTCATGGAGATTGCGGGCCGGCTCCGGCGCATCTTGCCGCGTGCCTCGGCCGGCCCTACCGGCTGA
- a CDS encoding radical SAM protein, whose product MPAPDARGEGALPAAVLSLHSHRDRSFLDDVGLHHIAGAMRAAGLAGDLVVAHLPRGAETEASAAWDALVRALRPYPTILYERLWSAAIVTRLARELPETTFVRLVGEHDLSDAPANHVCPAEPRAVVALLSALAGRALPNERLPLYAPLLRPVYATEDARPRFPSFPISGNTGCPYQADARENPLYAGAKIPEGAGRGCGFCTTGNHYEYKSRDEALAWALVQLRYLRANAPEIEALVLRDQNPFYYLTELVEAAEAEKLGPFTLLIESRADWWLQNTTRFTRALASARRSSIRLAPFLVGVENFSQPELDRFNKGATQETLVRFLEALRRWNTEYAPAMDLSHAAFGFILFTPWTTLSDLRTNLACMRQTGMHELRGHLLLSRVRLYPDTALYWLAERDGLLADTYESPEDDASARYGYLPARPWRFQDKHVRAIAELAAASIRRSGGRDELTLFETLLALVSSAADPALVTVDDVERAMAVKGHARGRDVAETNGVVFRDPPSVEGEAAAKKRELARALVNAPSLPVDLPAFGLALLDVNADKHHVELVLGKRDPIARLRLGWDKAAGKASVEVCPSVPEAARWAKAFEAMAARLVVATTKERWERAAGIGKELARLPVGVPLGFFRQIVAGVEPPEGIVRTGFGCNQDCGMCWQGRDWGRYGPEQVVRWIEDLWAAGARALIVSGGEPMLDPELIRYVERARALGFTGVTLETNAIQASKPGYASRLAKAGVTQAFVSLHSGNPEVSDAITRAPGTHGRTVRGIHALLDAGIRVALNAVTTAEGIDELGALPDFIHDTFGRHPKLLHLMISYPTMPFDRSLVGTIVPDPVRLRAALRKALDRAFVLGIVVSGLDGPCGPPLCAFDADERVISGKPIPGPVEFRRKVPACDRCAVQSACFGVRHIDVERFGETCVAPIERRSSRST is encoded by the coding sequence ATGCCTGCCCCTGACGCGCGCGGCGAAGGCGCGCTGCCGGCGGCCGTCCTCAGCCTGCACAGCCATCGCGACCGCTCGTTCCTCGACGACGTGGGCTTGCACCACATCGCGGGCGCGATGCGCGCCGCGGGCCTCGCGGGCGACCTCGTCGTGGCGCACCTGCCGCGTGGCGCGGAGACCGAAGCGAGCGCCGCCTGGGATGCGCTCGTCCGTGCGCTCCGCCCGTACCCGACGATCCTTTACGAGCGGCTCTGGAGCGCGGCGATCGTCACGCGGCTCGCCCGCGAATTGCCGGAAACGACGTTCGTCCGCCTCGTCGGCGAACACGACCTTTCGGACGCGCCGGCGAACCACGTTTGTCCAGCCGAACCACGGGCGGTGGTCGCGCTCCTCTCCGCGCTCGCGGGCCGGGCGCTCCCGAACGAGCGGCTGCCGCTGTATGCCCCGCTGCTCCGGCCCGTGTACGCGACCGAGGATGCGCGCCCGCGGTTCCCCTCGTTTCCGATCTCGGGCAACACGGGCTGCCCGTACCAGGCCGACGCGCGGGAGAACCCGCTTTATGCGGGTGCGAAGATCCCCGAGGGCGCGGGCCGCGGCTGCGGGTTCTGCACCACGGGCAACCATTACGAGTACAAGTCGCGCGACGAGGCGCTCGCCTGGGCGCTCGTCCAGCTCCGGTATCTGCGCGCGAACGCGCCGGAGATAGAGGCGCTCGTCCTGCGCGACCAGAACCCGTTTTATTACCTCACCGAGCTCGTCGAGGCGGCCGAGGCCGAAAAGCTCGGGCCCTTCACGCTGCTCATCGAGTCACGCGCCGACTGGTGGCTCCAGAACACGACCCGCTTCACGCGCGCGCTCGCGTCCGCGCGGCGCTCGTCGATCCGCCTCGCGCCTTTCCTCGTCGGCGTGGAGAACTTCTCCCAGCCCGAGCTCGATCGCTTCAACAAAGGCGCGACACAGGAGACGCTCGTCCGTTTCCTCGAAGCGCTCCGCCGCTGGAACACCGAATACGCGCCCGCGATGGATCTCTCGCACGCGGCCTTCGGCTTCATCCTGTTCACGCCGTGGACGACGCTGTCGGACCTCCGGACAAACCTCGCATGCATGCGACAAACCGGTATGCACGAGCTTCGCGGGCACCTCTTGCTCTCGCGCGTGCGGCTCTATCCCGACACCGCGCTGTACTGGCTCGCCGAGCGGGATGGCCTGCTCGCTGACACCTACGAGAGCCCCGAGGACGACGCGAGCGCGCGTTATGGGTATCTGCCCGCGCGGCCTTGGCGGTTCCAGGACAAACATGTTCGAGCCATCGCCGAGCTCGCGGCCGCATCCATCCGTCGAAGCGGGGGCCGGGACGAACTCACGCTCTTCGAGACGCTCCTCGCGCTCGTCTCGTCCGCGGCCGATCCGGCGCTCGTGACGGTCGACGATGTCGAGCGCGCCATGGCCGTGAAGGGGCACGCGCGCGGCCGGGACGTGGCCGAGACGAACGGCGTCGTCTTTCGAGATCCGCCGAGCGTCGAGGGCGAGGCGGCCGCGAAGAAACGCGAGCTCGCCCGAGCTCTCGTCAACGCGCCGTCGCTCCCCGTGGACTTGCCTGCGTTCGGGCTCGCGTTGCTCGACGTGAATGCGGACAAACATCACGTCGAGCTCGTGCTCGGGAAACGGGATCCGATCGCGCGCCTGCGGCTTGGCTGGGACAAGGCCGCGGGCAAAGCCTCGGTGGAGGTTTGTCCGAGCGTCCCCGAGGCCGCGCGGTGGGCAAAGGCGTTCGAGGCGATGGCGGCGCGGCTCGTCGTGGCGACGACGAAAGAGCGATGGGAGCGCGCCGCGGGGATCGGAAAGGAGCTCGCGCGGCTGCCGGTGGGCGTGCCGCTCGGCTTCTTCCGCCAGATCGTGGCGGGCGTCGAGCCGCCCGAGGGTATCGTGCGGACGGGCTTCGGCTGCAACCAGGACTGCGGCATGTGCTGGCAGGGCCGCGATTGGGGGCGCTACGGGCCCGAGCAGGTCGTTCGCTGGATCGAGGACCTATGGGCGGCCGGCGCGCGTGCGCTCATCGTCTCGGGCGGCGAGCCCATGCTCGACCCGGAGCTCATTCGTTACGTGGAGCGCGCGCGCGCGCTCGGTTTTACCGGGGTGACGCTCGAGACGAACGCCATCCAGGCGAGCAAGCCAGGGTATGCCTCGCGCCTCGCGAAGGCGGGCGTGACGCAGGCGTTTGTCTCGCTCCATAGCGGCAATCCGGAGGTCTCGGACGCCATCACGCGAGCGCCCGGCACACACGGGCGGACCGTGCGGGGCATCCATGCGCTGCTCGACGCGGGCATCCGCGTCGCGCTGAACGCCGTGACGACGGCGGAGGGCATCGACGAGCTCGGGGCGTTGCCCGATTTTATCCACGACACGTTCGGCCGCCATCCGAAGCTGCTGCATCTCATGATCTCGTACCCGACGATGCCGTTCGATCGTTCGCTCGTCGGGACGATCGTACCGGATCCCGTGCGCCTCCGGGCCGCGCTGCGGAAGGCGCTCGACCGCGCGTTTGTCCTGGGGATCGTGGTGAGCGGGCTCGACGGGCCCTGCGGCCCGCCCCTCTGCGCTTTCGACGCCGACGAACGGGTCATCTCGGGCAAACCCATCCCCGGGCCGGTCGAGTTTCGCCGGAAGGTCCCCGCGTGCGACCGTTGCGCCGTTCAATCGGCGTGCTTCGGCGTTCGCCACATCGATGTCGAGCGCTTCGGGGAAACGTGCGTCGCGCCGATCGAGCGCCGTTCGTCGCGGTCGACCTAA